A DNA window from Sporomusaceae bacterium FL31 contains the following coding sequences:
- the fdhF gene encoding formate dehydrogenase H subunit alpha, selenocysteine-containing, translating into MAHKVLTVCPYCGSGCQIYLSVENGEILGAEPGPGRTNESELCLKGYYGWDFLKNTKRLTARLTKPLLRRNRSEQFQEVSWEEAIGFAAERLQEIKQQYGPDAIMATGSARGPGNEANYIMQKFVRAVLGTNNIDHCARVCHGSSVSGLAATLGNGAMSNSIPEIEDTQCVFIFGYNAADSHPIVARRILKAKEKGAKVIVTDPRFTEQARVADLWLPIRNGTNMALVNAFGNVLITEGLYKRDYVASFTEGFEEYKKMVERYTPEYAESITGIPAQDIREAARIYAKAPSAVILWGMGVTQFGQAVDVVKGLSSLALLTGNFGRPNVGVGPVRGQNNVQGACDHGALPNMLPGYQPVKDEAVRNKFAAAWGVDELPVTPGYHLTEVPHLVKEGKLKAYYIFGEDPVQSDPDAAAVREALDAMELVIVQDIFMNKTALHADVIFPATSWGEHEGVYSAADRGFQKFNKAIEPKGDVKPDWEIISLLATALGYPMKYHNTEEIWEELRVLCPIYTGVTYKRLEELGSIQWPCPSEDHPGTPYLYKNNKFDTPSGKGLLFAAEFRSPKEQPDAEYPLVLCTVREIGHYSVRTMTGNCAALQVLADEPGFVQINPADLKKLAINDQELVWVSSRRGKVIARALSTERVNHGAVYMTYHWWIGACNELTIDHLDPISRTPEYKYCAVNVEKIDDQAEAEEYVQVEYSKLKKKMFC; encoded by the coding sequence GTGGCACATAAAGTTTTGACTGTATGTCCCTATTGTGGCAGTGGTTGTCAAATTTATCTCTCAGTAGAAAATGGCGAAATTTTAGGAGCTGAGCCTGGCCCGGGACGTACCAATGAGAGTGAGTTATGTTTAAAGGGGTATTATGGCTGGGATTTTCTCAAAAATACCAAGCGGTTAACGGCCAGGCTGACTAAGCCGTTATTACGGCGTAACCGGTCCGAACAATTTCAAGAGGTATCCTGGGAAGAAGCAATTGGGTTCGCCGCCGAAAGGCTCCAGGAGATTAAACAGCAATATGGCCCTGACGCCATTATGGCAACCGGTTCTGCCCGTGGCCCTGGTAATGAGGCTAATTATATTATGCAGAAATTTGTGCGGGCCGTTCTGGGGACCAATAATATCGATCATTGTGCCAGGGTTTGTCATGGGTCTTCTGTTTCCGGCTTAGCTGCTACATTAGGGAATGGTGCGATGTCCAACTCCATTCCAGAGATTGAGGATACTCAATGTGTCTTCATCTTTGGTTATAATGCAGCCGATTCGCATCCCATTGTGGCTCGCCGAATTTTAAAAGCAAAGGAAAAGGGAGCGAAAGTCATTGTAACCGATCCGCGCTTTACCGAGCAAGCCAGGGTGGCCGATTTGTGGCTGCCAATCAGAAACGGTACCAATATGGCACTGGTTAACGCATTTGGCAATGTTTTAATTACCGAAGGATTATATAAACGTGACTATGTGGCTAGTTTTACTGAAGGCTTCGAAGAATATAAGAAAATGGTTGAACGGTATACGCCTGAGTATGCCGAGTCGATTACCGGTATTCCGGCTCAGGATATTCGGGAGGCAGCCCGGATTTATGCCAAGGCTCCAAGTGCGGTTATCCTTTGGGGGATGGGGGTAACCCAATTTGGTCAAGCTGTTGATGTTGTTAAAGGGTTATCTTCATTAGCTTTATTAACAGGCAATTTTGGCCGGCCTAATGTTGGTGTAGGACCGGTACGTGGTCAGAATAACGTACAAGGCGCTTGTGACCATGGTGCATTGCCTAATATGCTTCCCGGTTATCAGCCAGTGAAGGACGAAGCAGTACGTAATAAATTTGCGGCAGCCTGGGGTGTTGATGAATTACCGGTTACACCAGGTTATCATCTTACTGAGGTTCCTCACCTTGTCAAAGAGGGAAAACTAAAAGCTTACTATATCTTCGGCGAAGATCCGGTGCAAAGTGATCCTGATGCTGCCGCAGTGCGTGAAGCCTTAGATGCTATGGAATTAGTTATTGTTCAGGATATTTTTATGAATAAAACGGCCCTTCATGCTGATGTTATTTTTCCAGCTACCTCATGGGGGGAGCATGAAGGCGTTTATTCAGCAGCAGACCGGGGGTTCCAGAAGTTTAATAAAGCCATTGAGCCCAAAGGTGATGTAAAGCCTGACTGGGAAATCATCTCTTTACTGGCAACAGCCCTCGGGTATCCAATGAAGTATCATAATACTGAAGAAATTTGGGAAGAATTGCGAGTCTTATGCCCGATTTATACTGGTGTAACTTATAAGCGGTTAGAAGAATTAGGCAGTATTCAGTGGCCGTGCCCGAGTGAAGATCACCCTGGTACACCCTATCTCTATAAAAATAACAAATTTGACACGCCGAGCGGCAAGGGCTTGCTGTTTGCTGCTGAGTTCCGCTCGCCCAAGGAACAGCCAGATGCCGAGTATCCGCTTGTATTATGTACGGTTCGTGAAATTGGTCATTATTCCGTGCGTACCATGACCGGTAATTGTGCTGCATTGCAGGTATTGGCTGATGAACCAGGCTTTGTGCAAATAAATCCGGCTGATCTCAAAAAGCTTGCAATCAACGATCAGGAACTTGTCTGGGTGTCTTCAAGGCGTGGAAAGGTAATTGCCAGAGCGCTGAGTACGGAACGGGTCAATCATGGAGCCGTTTACATGACCTATCATTGGTGGATTGGTGCTTGTAATGAGTTGACAATTGATCATCTTGATCCTATTTCCCGGACACCTGAATATAAGTATTGTGCAGTCAATGTTGAAAAAATCGACGACCAGGCAGAGGCCGAAGAATATGTACAGGTCGAGTACAGCAAGCTGAAGAAAAAGATGTTTTGCTGA
- the hydN1_1 gene encoding electron transporter HydN, which produces MNDFVIADPEKCIGCRTCEVACVMAHGNQSLESLTVETFSPRLKLVKTINISMPIQCRHCEDAPCARVCTEHAIQQSGSSVQVIAGKCVGCKACLMACPYGAIDLVIKRVTDGEHSTAVDAVKCDLCQSTQGEPACIKVCPTKALYLIDGAKIAERLQNKRKRAAGSAAGMPGSL; this is translated from the coding sequence ATGAATGATTTTGTGATTGCAGATCCCGAAAAATGCATCGGTTGCCGTACTTGTGAAGTAGCTTGTGTAATGGCGCACGGTAATCAATCGCTGGAGAGTCTGACTGTAGAAACTTTCTCGCCGCGTTTGAAGCTGGTTAAGACCATCAACATCAGTATGCCGATCCAATGCCGGCACTGTGAAGACGCGCCCTGTGCCAGAGTATGTACTGAACATGCCATTCAGCAAAGTGGCAGCTCGGTCCAAGTGATTGCAGGAAAATGTGTAGGTTGTAAGGCTTGTTTAATGGCTTGTCCTTATGGTGCCATTGATCTTGTGATCAAGCGTGTGACTGATGGAGAACATTCGACAGCCGTTGATGCAGTAAAATGTGACTTGTGTCAAAGTACCCAGGGGGAGCCTGCCTGCATTAAGGTTTGCCCGACTAAAGCCCTGTATTTGATTGATGGAGCAAAAATTGCTGAGCGCTTGCAGAATAAAAGAAAGCGAGCTGCTGGCAGCGCTGCAGGTATGCCTGGTAGTTTATAG
- the moaA_1 gene encoding GTP 3',8-cyclase, with the protein MLDRFGRSIDYLRISVTDRCNFRCVYCMPPQGIELLDSSEILTYEELLRIITVLGQVGVNKIRLTGGEPLVRPGIVDFIRRVSSIRTVKDIALTTNGSLLAGMAGDLKQAGLQRVNISLDTIDAQRFAAITGRDNLAQVLAGLDRAVAVGFSPVKLNVVLTEMLSEQDIIYFLDRVYQSPVAIRFIEYMPIGRQSIKSASLIHAVKTKLEHVSSGKLQPAVAVQGSGPARYYRLPQAQGVFGFITPMSEHFCHKCNRIRLTADGKIKPCLLSNVELDIKQLMRSGCGDQEIFQRFVQAILEKSHQHDLSDQQGNGEFTRAMFQVGG; encoded by the coding sequence ATGCTAGATCGGTTTGGACGGAGTATTGATTATTTACGGATTTCAGTAACTGACCGTTGTAATTTCCGGTGTGTCTATTGTATGCCGCCACAGGGCATTGAATTATTAGATTCAAGCGAGATCCTCACCTATGAAGAATTATTGCGGATTATCACCGTTCTGGGACAGGTTGGTGTAAATAAAATACGTCTTACCGGCGGAGAACCACTGGTGAGGCCGGGGATTGTCGACTTTATCCGCAGGGTAAGTTCAATTAGAACGGTAAAGGATATTGCTCTGACAACCAATGGCAGCTTATTGGCGGGGATGGCCGGAGACCTTAAGCAAGCTGGTCTTCAGCGTGTCAATATTAGCTTGGATACCATTGATGCACAACGTTTTGCCGCAATCACGGGACGGGACAATTTAGCACAGGTGCTTGCTGGGCTTGACCGGGCCGTTGCTGTCGGGTTTAGCCCGGTCAAGTTAAATGTTGTGCTGACAGAGATGTTGAGTGAGCAGGATATTATCTATTTTCTAGACCGGGTATACCAGTCACCGGTAGCAATACGGTTTATTGAGTATATGCCAATTGGCCGTCAATCCATCAAGTCAGCCAGCCTGATCCATGCTGTTAAAACTAAACTCGAACATGTAAGCAGTGGTAAACTGCAGCCAGCAGTAGCTGTGCAAGGCAGTGGGCCGGCACGTTACTACCGGTTGCCGCAGGCTCAAGGCGTTTTCGGATTTATCACTCCTATGTCAGAGCATTTTTGCCATAAATGTAATCGGATTCGGCTGACTGCTGACGGTAAAATTAAACCCTGCTTATTGTCCAATGTAGAACTGGACATTAAGCAGCTCATGCGCTCCGGCTGTGGTGATCAGGAAATTTTTCAGCGTTTTGTTCAGGCGATACTGGAAAAATCCCACCAGCATGATCTGAGTGATCAGCAAGGCAATGGCGAATTTACCCGCGCAATGTTTCAAGTTGGCGGCTAA
- the nifHD_3 gene encoding nitrogen fixation nifHD region glnB 1: MIMVRAIVRPDKKETVLYELSSAGFNAATVLDVVGRGKQKGIKFGDVIYDEIPKSLIMLVIADEDKDDVIDIVLQNAKTGETGAFGDGKIFISAVDEVYTVSSGAAGL; encoded by the coding sequence ATGATTATGGTGAGAGCTATTGTTCGGCCGGATAAAAAAGAAACCGTTCTTTATGAACTTTCCAGCGCTGGGTTTAATGCTGCGACTGTGCTTGATGTTGTAGGCCGTGGCAAACAAAAGGGGATTAAGTTTGGTGACGTCATTTATGATGAAATTCCCAAGAGTTTGATCATGCTGGTCATTGCCGATGAAGATAAAGACGATGTCATTGACATTGTTCTCCAAAATGCCAAAACCGGCGAAACAGGTGCGTTTGGCGACGGGAAAATATTTATCAGTGCAGTCGATGAAGTCTATACCGTTTCCAGCGGCGCTGCTGGTCTGTAA
- the nifH_5 gene encoding nitrogenase iron protein, whose product MTRKIAIYGKGGIGKSTTQQNTAAAMAHFYDQKVFIHGCDPKADSTRMILGGMNQKTLMDMLRDEGEEKITVEKVVKAGYKDIRCVESGGPEPGVGCAGRGVITAIDLMEKNGAYTPDLDFVFFDVLGDVVCGGFAMPIRDGKAQEVYIVASGEMMAIYAANNICKGLVKYAKQSGVRLGGVICNSRKVDREREFLEEFTNAIGTQMIHFVPRDNIVQKAEFNKKTVVEYDAECNQANEYGELARKIIENKNFVIPKPLNMDELEAMVVKYGIAD is encoded by the coding sequence ATGACAAGAAAAATTGCGATATATGGCAAAGGCGGAATTGGAAAATCAACAACCCAGCAAAATACTGCGGCAGCAATGGCTCATTTTTACGATCAAAAGGTATTCATCCATGGCTGCGATCCTAAAGCTGATTCGACTCGGATGATCCTTGGCGGCATGAATCAAAAGACATTAATGGATATGCTGCGTGACGAAGGGGAAGAAAAAATTACAGTTGAGAAAGTTGTAAAAGCAGGCTACAAGGATATTCGCTGCGTTGAATCAGGCGGTCCTGAACCAGGCGTAGGCTGCGCAGGCCGTGGTGTAATTACAGCCATTGATTTGATGGAAAAAAACGGAGCGTATACCCCAGATTTAGATTTTGTGTTCTTTGATGTACTTGGTGACGTGGTTTGCGGCGGATTTGCCATGCCGATCCGCGATGGCAAGGCGCAAGAAGTGTACATCGTTGCTTCCGGTGAAATGATGGCTATTTATGCAGCCAACAATATTTGCAAAGGTCTTGTGAAATACGCTAAGCAAAGCGGTGTCCGGCTTGGCGGCGTCATCTGCAATAGCCGTAAAGTGGATCGGGAAAGAGAATTCCTGGAAGAGTTCACTAATGCAATTGGCACCCAAATGATTCACTTTGTACCTCGCGATAATATTGTTCAAAAAGCTGAATTTAACAAAAAGACAGTGGTTGAGTATGATGCTGAGTGTAACCAAGCCAATGAATATGGGGAACTGGCCCGCAAAATTATCGAAAATAAGAATTTTGTTATTCCTAAACCACTCAATATGGATGAATTAGAAGCCATGGTAGTCAAATACGGCATTGCGGATTAA
- the tlpB_1 gene encoding methyl-accepting chemotaxis protein TlpB, translated as MLKTSKTRFTIGVQILMISMLIILSFSALIGYQKVKSDEVQQGYENLVKRSAPLVFDVKELIIELKNQGYLARGYLLTGNAAYLQQYDESLKKTENVMQSLEKNLITPEGKQKVAETKVVLKNYQQVTQKTLEIYKQKGQQEALSYLATAGDANRNAEASLSSLSVFLTERMDLRVKQSQEADAVTERIMLMAALIVVLLAVTLSIWFSRRIARPLREVVTVASSIAAGNLVVSKIAYNQKDEIQELVAAFEQMAANLRNLISQVGQASEHVAVSSAELREGAEQSAQAINQVASTVSDISQGTQLQVAAVDGTVAIVEQMSAGIQQVAANSSSVAGVSDKANHAAANGRKSLEQAVEQIQSIETTVAYSAQVVAKLGDRSKEIGQIVDTISSIAGQTNLLALNAAIEAARAGEHGRGFSVVAEEVRKLAEQSEDAAKKIANMISEVQVDTTEAVTAMNKGTHEVKVGTEVVNRAGSAFAEIEALISQVSLQMGDIAAAIQQMAAGSHEIVASVKEIERISKDTADQTHTVSAAGEEQSASIEEIAASSQALSKMAGDLQAMLRKFTI; from the coding sequence GTGCTAAAAACTAGCAAAACTAGGTTTACAATCGGAGTCCAAATATTAATGATCTCAATGTTGATTATTTTGTCTTTTTCAGCATTAATCGGGTATCAAAAGGTCAAAAGCGATGAAGTGCAGCAAGGGTATGAAAACTTAGTGAAACGCAGTGCCCCGCTGGTCTTTGATGTTAAGGAATTAATCATTGAACTGAAAAATCAAGGATATCTGGCGCGAGGCTATCTGCTGACTGGTAATGCTGCTTATTTGCAGCAATATGACGAATCGCTTAAGAAAACCGAGAATGTCATGCAAAGCTTAGAGAAAAATTTAATTACGCCCGAAGGCAAACAGAAGGTGGCAGAAACCAAAGTTGTCTTAAAGAACTATCAGCAAGTCACCCAAAAAACTCTTGAAATCTATAAGCAAAAAGGTCAACAGGAAGCCTTGAGTTACCTGGCTACTGCTGGTGATGCCAATCGTAATGCGGAAGCTAGTTTAAGCAGCTTATCGGTATTTTTAACTGAGCGCATGGATTTACGAGTCAAGCAAAGTCAGGAAGCCGATGCTGTAACCGAGCGGATTATGCTGATGGCAGCGCTTATTGTAGTCTTACTGGCAGTCACTTTGAGTATCTGGTTTTCGCGGCGAATCGCACGTCCGTTACGGGAGGTTGTGACAGTAGCCTCATCGATTGCTGCCGGAAACTTAGTTGTCAGCAAAATTGCTTATAACCAAAAAGACGAAATTCAGGAATTAGTTGCCGCATTTGAGCAGATGGCTGCAAATTTACGAAATTTAATCAGCCAGGTTGGTCAAGCCTCAGAGCATGTCGCCGTATCGTCAGCCGAACTGAGAGAAGGTGCTGAGCAATCGGCTCAAGCCATTAACCAAGTGGCCTCCACTGTTTCTGATATTTCCCAGGGAACACAGCTGCAGGTTGCTGCGGTTGATGGAACTGTCGCGATTGTGGAGCAAATGTCAGCAGGCATTCAGCAGGTTGCTGCCAATTCAAGCAGTGTGGCCGGCGTATCGGATAAAGCTAATCACGCTGCCGCGAATGGCCGTAAGAGTTTGGAGCAAGCTGTCGAGCAAATCCAGAGCATCGAAACCACGGTTGCTTATTCGGCTCAAGTAGTCGCTAAGCTGGGTGATCGCTCTAAAGAAATTGGACAAATTGTTGATACTATTTCCAGTATTGCCGGACAAACCAATTTGCTGGCTCTAAATGCGGCGATCGAAGCGGCAAGGGCTGGTGAGCATGGCAGAGGCTTTAGCGTTGTTGCGGAAGAGGTTCGCAAATTAGCCGAACAATCGGAAGATGCTGCAAAGAAAATCGCTAACATGATCAGTGAGGTTCAAGTAGATACTACAGAAGCGGTTACTGCTATGAATAAAGGGACTCATGAAGTTAAAGTTGGCACTGAAGTCGTCAATCGTGCTGGTTCAGCCTTTGCGGAAATTGAAGCGTTAATCAGCCAGGTTTCTTTGCAAATGGGTGATATCGCCGCAGCCATTCAACAAATGGCAGCAGGCAGTCATGAGATTGTTGCGTCAGTGAAGGAAATAGAACGAATTAGCAAAGATACGGCCGATCAAACCCATACTGTTTCGGCAGCCGGTGAAGAGCAGTCGGCCTCTATTGAGGAAATTGCCGCATCCAGCCAGGCATTATCGAAGATGGCAGGAGATCTGCAAGCTATGCTCAGAAAATTTACTATTTGA